The genomic region CCGTGCCGCGCACAGGAGGCGAGCGTGACCGACGAACAGCCCTTGACGCCGCGGCCTGCGGCGACGGTGATGCTGATCCGCGAACCCGCGGGCACCCCCGGCGGGATCGAGGTCTTCCTGATGCGGCGGCACTCGGCGATGGACTTCGTCGCCGGGGTGATGGTGTTCCCGGGCGGCGGTGTCGACGACCGCGACCGCAACGTCGACATCGCCTGGCACGGGCCCGAAGCCGACTGGTGGGCACAGCGTTTCGATGTGACGCCGGACCTGGCGCAGGCGCTGGTGTGCGCGGCGGCGCGCGAGACGTTCGAGGAGTCCGGGGTGCTGTTCGCCGGCGCCGCCGACGATCCCGACATGCTGGTCGACGATGCGTCGGTCTACCGCGAGGCGCGTGCGGCGCTGGTCAACCGGTCGCTGTCGTTCGCCGACTTCCTGCGCGAGGAAAAACTGGTGCTGCGCGCGGATCTGCTTCGGCCGTGGGCGAACTGGGTGACGCCGAAAGAGGAGCGCACCCGCCGCTACGACACCTACTTCTTCGTCGCCGCCCTGCCCGCCGGTCAGCGGGCCGACGGTGAGAACACCGAGACCGACCACGCCGACTGGATCACCCCGCAGCAGGGGCTGGACGACTTCGCCGCCGGCCGCACCTTCCTGCTGCCGCCGACGTGGACGCAGCTCGACTCGATCAACGGCCGCACCGTCTCCGAAGTGCTTGCGCTGGAACGCAGGATCGTGCGGTTCGAACCCAGCCTGAAGGCCGACCGCGAGACCGGCAACTGGGACATCGAGTTCTTCGACGCCGAGCGCTACAACGCCGCGCGCAACCGGCGCTCGCCCGAGGACAACGCAGCCAAGGCATGAGCGAGTTCGTCTCGATCCACACCAGCGACACCCACCCCGGCGTCGCGACGCTGCTGTTGTCGCGGCCGCCGACCAACGCGCTGACCCGCCAGACCTACCGCGAACTGGCTGACGCCGCCGCCGAGCTGACCCGACGCGCGGACCTCCGCGCCGTCATCCTGTTCGGCGGCCACGAGATCTTCTCCGCCGGCGACGACATCCCCGAACTGCGCACCCTCGACGATGCCGAGACCACCGCGGCCGTCGACCTGTGCCGGGCCACTCTCGACGCCATCGCCGCCATCCCCAGACCGACCGTCGCCGCGATCACCGGCTACGCGCTGGGCGGCGGGCTGAACCTGGCGCTGGCCGCCGACTGGCGGGTCTCCGGCGACAACGTCAAGTTCGGCGTCACCGAGATCCTGGCCGGCCGCGCGCCCGCCGCCGGGACCGCGCGACTGGCCCGCACCATCGGGCTGAGCAAGGCCAAGGAGATGGTGTTCAGCGGCCGGTTCGTCGACGCCAAGGAGGCCGCGGCGCTCGGTCTGGTCGACGAGGTGGTGGCCCCCGACGGCGTCTACGACGCGGCGCTGGCCTGGGCGAATCGGTTCGTCGAGCACCCGGCGGAGGTACTGGCTGCCGCGAAGGCGAGCTTCGACAATTAGGCTGCCCTGTTATGAGCACTGACCCGGCTCCCGAGCCGAACCCGCACGCCACCGCCGAACAGGTCGAGGCGGCCCGTCACGACACCAAGCTCGCCCAGGTGCTGTACCACGACTGGGAGGCCGAGACCTACGAC from Mycolicibacterium phlei harbors:
- a CDS encoding enoyl-CoA hydratase; protein product: MSEFVSIHTSDTHPGVATLLLSRPPTNALTRQTYRELADAAAELTRRADLRAVILFGGHEIFSAGDDIPELRTLDDAETTAAVDLCRATLDAIAAIPRPTVAAITGYALGGGLNLALAADWRVSGDNVKFGVTEILAGRAPAAGTARLARTIGLSKAKEMVFSGRFVDAKEAAALGLVDEVVAPDGVYDAALAWANRFVEHPAEVLAAAKASFDN
- a CDS encoding NUDIX hydrolase, whose protein sequence is MLIREPAGTPGGIEVFLMRRHSAMDFVAGVMVFPGGGVDDRDRNVDIAWHGPEADWWAQRFDVTPDLAQALVCAAARETFEESGVLFAGAADDPDMLVDDASVYREARAALVNRSLSFADFLREEKLVLRADLLRPWANWVTPKEERTRRYDTYFFVAALPAGQRADGENTETDHADWITPQQGLDDFAAGRTFLLPPTWTQLDSINGRTVSEVLALERRIVRFEPSLKADRETGNWDIEFFDAERYNAARNRRSPEDNAAKA